The Triplophysa dalaica isolate WHDGS20190420 chromosome 5, ASM1584641v1, whole genome shotgun sequence genome window below encodes:
- the LOC130421305 gene encoding uncharacterized protein LOC130421305, protein MNGIVPRKKTKGVDFCGLNYYYYIIRSDIGCYMQAGNFNKGLELSVFKLHPSCQNGDHYFGHKNRYFYVIKGKSYRRVRDLSTDSDAAVANLHANCQGGDHYFSAFDWFYVIFQGKGRFRRTKDLSLDSEAGEYKLHPNCSNGLYYWGLPDHIYFLKQASEWGVEYYKGTDLEKDKRTDVYSVHPDVLNFLPGGLSITRGPAFGRWEKIKTITNDSNTPVTWERTIMKRVGYNKEKMKEITHNWKISVSASMESGELSALIAKYQFSLSSEYGGSHVSTEKEIWEEVTEVGEKITLVLKPHESLYLWQYKLGLGEESVLFCRDLRMDDEPNPPAEVPLPPSKS, encoded by the coding sequence ATGAACGGCATAGTTCccaggaaaaaaacaaaaggtgTTGATTTCTGTGGCTTGAACTACTACTACTATATCATCCGGTCAGATATTGGCTGTTATATGCAGGCGGGTAATTTTAATAAAGGTTTAGAGCTCTCTGTTTTCAAGCTGCACCCCTCCTGCCAAAATGGAGACCATTACTTTGGTCATAAAAATCGCTACTTCTACGTCATTAAAGGTAAATCATACCGCAGAGTCAGAGACCTGTCCACAGACAGCGATGCTGCAGTTGCCAACCTTCATGCCAACTGCCAGGGTGGAGACCACTACTTTTCGGCCTTTGACTGGTTTTACGTCATCTTCCAAGGCAAGGGAAGGTTCAGAAGAACCAAGGACCTGAGTCTTGACTCAGAGGCTGGAGAATATAAGCTGCATCCCAACTGCAGTAATGGTCTCTATTACTGGGGTCTTCCAGATCACATCTATTTCCTCAAGCAGGCCTCAGAGTGGGGAGTGGAATACTACAAGGGCACCGATTTGGAGAAAGACAAACGCACTGATGTCTATTCTGTTCACCCCGATGTTCTTAACTTCCTGCCTGGCGGTCTGTCCATAACTAGAGGTCCAGCTTTTGGCCGGTGGGAGAAGATTAAAACTATAACTAATGACAGCAACACACCAGTGACATGGGAAAGGACAATTATGAAAAGGGTTGGATACAACAAGGAGAAGATGAAAGAGATCACTCACAACTGGAAGATAAGCGTGTCGGCCTCGATGGAGTCAGGAGAACTCTCTGCGTTAATTGCAAAGTATCAGTTCTCGTTATCTTCAGAATATGGAGGTTCACATGTCAGCACTGAAAAAGAAATCTGGGAGGAAGTGACTGAAGTGGGAGAGAAAATAACACTTGTGCTGAAGCCACACGAGAGTTTATATCTGTGGCAGTATAAGCTGGGTCTCGGTGAAGAATCGGTCCTGTTCTGCCGTGATTTAAGGATGGATGATGAGCCAAATCCTCCAGCTGAAGTCCCGCTGCCGCCTTCAAAATCATGA